AGATCGCCAGTGGGCCACACATCCCGACGCAATGCAAACTGCCCAAGACACTGGCCAAAACGGTTGCCGCCAGGAAAGCCGTCATGACGATTGCTCCGACGATGCCGGCCCTTGCAACAAGACTTGCCGCGATTCGACGTACCGTGCGCCGCTGTCATCGGTGACATCGATTTCGACTTGCCACCAACCGCCACGATCCACGCATTCGGTGAACGCCAACGGGCTGTCTGCCGTCATCGATTCATCCAGGGAAAACTGCAGCACATCCCCGGCGCGGGCGTGATGGTAAATCGACACCGTACCGGTTTGGATGGCCACCGGTTGGTCGTCTGCATCCAACAACTTCAACATCAGCCCGTTTCCGGACTGGCCCGCGGGAATCTCAGCGACCGTGAAGGTCCAGCCCAGTTTTTCCGATGTACGTTTTCGCTCCGCCTGTTTGTCCCAATCCAGCGCTTTTTGATAGTAGTCCGGGACCACCGCCACCGAACGATCGCCGGTGGCCAGAAAGATCGCCACGACCCCCAGGGCGACCTGCAGCGTCAACAAAGCGACGACCATT
The Crateriforma spongiae DNA segment above includes these coding regions:
- a CDS encoding FixH family protein, giving the protein MVKNDANSKAAWRWGSMVVALLTLQVALGVVAIFLATGDRSVAVVPDYYQKALDWDKQAERKRTSEKLGWTFTVAEIPAGQSGNGLMLKLLDADDQPVAIQTGTVSIYHHARAGDVLQFSLDESMTADSPLAFTECVDRGGWWQVEIDVTDDSGARYVESRQVLLQGPASSEQSS